A window of the Gemmatimonadota bacterium genome harbors these coding sequences:
- the queG gene encoding tRNA epoxyqueuosine(34) reductase QueG translates to MTAAADAAARGRDEPPAGTRHEARDRAALLRSIALEAGFSLAGVCRPDPSAHAAFLDRWLAEGRQGEMDYMARPETVARRRDLALAFPEVRSVLVVAHPYGDGNAASPVDDPSRGVIARYAVGRDYHRVLKGRLRRLHRRFEAGVGETIPARVYVDTGPILERELGLRAGLGWFGRNTMLIHPRKGSYFFLGALLLGTELEPDSSFDRDHCGSCRACLDACPTGALLGRDETGAPLMDARACISYLTIEHHGPIPRELRPALGNRIYGCDICQEACPFNLRFGEEPGDPGYAAREPGEPPAGVEPVGVGGRSQGDAKRPLHPGTKAPGLVELMRMDEAAWDAFTRGSAIRRAGYAGFRRNIAVALGNWGAEDVVPPLTDALADPHPLVRGHAAWALGQVGSPSARVALGAHLAHEGDDWVRSELLAALG, encoded by the coding sequence ATGACCGCGGCAGCTGACGCGGCCGCGCGCGGCCGGGACGAACCGCCCGCCGGGACGAGACACGAAGCTCGCGATCGGGCCGCGCTCCTCAGATCCATCGCCTTGGAGGCGGGATTTTCCCTGGCGGGAGTCTGCCGCCCGGATCCCTCCGCACACGCCGCATTCCTAGATCGGTGGCTCGCGGAAGGAAGGCAGGGAGAAATGGACTACATGGCGCGCCCCGAAACGGTCGCGCGCCGCCGGGATCTCGCGCTGGCGTTTCCGGAGGTCCGGAGCGTGCTCGTAGTCGCACACCCTTACGGGGACGGAAACGCCGCAAGCCCCGTGGACGATCCGTCACGCGGCGTGATCGCCCGGTACGCCGTAGGTCGGGACTACCACCGCGTCCTGAAGGGGCGCCTCCGGCGCCTCCACCGCCGATTCGAAGCCGGGGTGGGCGAGACCATTCCCGCTCGCGTTTACGTGGACACCGGCCCGATCCTCGAGCGGGAGCTCGGTCTTCGGGCCGGACTCGGATGGTTCGGGCGAAACACGATGCTCATTCACCCCCGTAAGGGCTCCTATTTTTTTCTGGGGGCGCTTCTGCTCGGGACGGAGCTGGAGCCGGATTCGTCCTTCGACCGGGATCACTGCGGAAGCTGCCGGGCCTGCCTGGACGCCTGCCCGACGGGGGCTCTCCTCGGGCGGGACGAAACCGGCGCTCCGCTGATGGACGCACGGGCCTGCATCTCCTACCTCACGATCGAACACCATGGCCCGATCCCACGGGAGCTTCGCCCCGCCCTGGGGAATCGCATCTACGGATGCGACATCTGCCAGGAGGCTTGTCCCTTCAATCTCCGATTCGGGGAGGAGCCGGGGGATCCGGGATACGCGGCGAGGGAGCCCGGCGAACCCCCGGCGGGGGTGGAGCCGGTCGGCGTGGGGGGCAGGTCTCAGGGGGACGCGAAACGTCCCCTCCATCCCGGGACGAAGGCGCCCGGCCTCGTCGAGCTCATGCGGATGGACGAAGCCGCCTGGGATGCGTTCACCCGCGGTTCGGCGATCCGCCGCGCCGGATACGCCGGGTTCCGGCGAAACATCGCCGTCGCGTTGGGAAACTGGGGGGCGGAGGACGTTGTTCCCCCTCTGACCGACGCCCTCGCCGACCCGCACCCCCTCGTCCGGGGCCACGCCGCGTGGGCGCTCGGGCAAGTGGGATCCCCCTCCGCCCGTGTGGCCCTCGGCGCTCACCTCGCCCACGAGGGCGACGATTGGGTGCGGAGCGAGCTTCTCGCCGCTCTCGGGTGA